The Bombus terrestris chromosome 16, iyBomTerr1.2, whole genome shotgun sequence genome includes a region encoding these proteins:
- the LOC100643791 gene encoding uncharacterized protein LOC100643791 isoform X2 → MEIKIPFNNIKDDESSISDSVTLNKPSKTSPKTRSIIESIEIEEESKDSRLKEFPESLSNLDTNSKDKVKIPTIGSRDSSRNNDNSSIATAFSRRSDVSETISEAVKSANETSSKKSDEKSYEPEMTMAEDNVPLSNSDNKETTIEEVIRLIEEKSEITSEQSNTMNKDISMEKISFKEEQKTRYEDDTFEEASSSIESTSSVEQKLEKSSVEDTVISGVKHIKITPHRQTENVQKTVIDEDRDKEIVELIAPKIMHSTSECDIGLDEELSNYVKRTENMDEAGPINLLKLPKQVTPTRRHVRRKKYRKLPNENTEEKTDSTSEHERLTEHKENSQESMTSIKSEKNPKETSLPTEYGRGEFINRIETGKSRTEIEDGSSKTNFSEEKLLRETPKQSDVTCTLRKLNKDAINAIVRRSRVQTPVEALSSLNKPRPCKNCGTIAKLPAVDAVDYDSDSSSLEKFKTGKETNCDQRVKQKKTKCKKVSRSSKNRKSPNCNKVEGKHSRFECRQMHNLRKHAAILRLQQEREDIRNYLLELEGTRLEFGPGMTSSKLSVFKPLEFPKIAAFVKPDEEDSIFKAKGGLAELQKRILTIKQCLKDQYILYRDYSSLAQTVNSKYIPASLEDAKRTIRQLQRATIKSR, encoded by the exons GATTAAGATTCCATTCAACAACATAAAAGATGATGAATCCTCAATCAGTGACAGTGTGACCTTGAATAAACCTTCAAAGACATCCCCTAAAACGAGATCCATAATCGAAAGTAttgaaatagaagaagaaagtaaagaTTCAAGGTTGAAAGAATTTCCTGAGAGTCTCTCAAACTTGGATACGAATTCCAAAGATAAGGTTAAAATTCCCACGATAGGATCCCGGGATTCCTCAAGGAACAATGATAATTCTTCTATCGCTACAGCGTTTTCCAGGCGTTCAGATGTTTCTGAAACAATTTCAGAAGCAGTTAAATCCGCGAACGAGACTTCCTCTAAAAAAAGCGATGAAAAATCGTACGAACCAGAAATGACGATGGCTGAGGACAATGTCCCGTTGTCGAATAGCGATAATAAAGAAACGACGATAGAAGAAGTTATCAGGCTAATCGAAGAAAAAAGCGAAATCACCTCTGAACAATCAAACACGATGAACAAGGACATTTCCATGGAGAAGATTTCCTTCAAAGAAGAACAGAAGACTAGATATGAAGATGACACTTTCGAAGAAGCTTCTAGTTCCATTGAATCAACCAGTTCTGTTGAACAGAAGCTGGAGAAGAGCTCGGTAGAGGATACTGTGATTTCTGGGGTGAAACATATTAAGATTACTCCACACAGGCAGACAGAGAATGTTCAGAAGACGGTGATCGACGAAGACAG AGACAAAGAAATCGTGGAGTTGATCGCGCCAAAAATAATGCACAGTACCAGCGAGTGTGATATTGGCCTCGACGAGGAGTTATCGAATTACGTGAAGAGAACGGAGAACATGGACGAAGCAGGGCCGATCAATCTTTTGAAGCTACCTAAACAAGTAACTCCAACGCGGAGGCACGTTCGTCGAAAAAAGTACCGGAAGTTGCCCAATGAAAACACAGAGGAGAAAACTGATTCGACTTCCGAACACGAAAGATTAACAGAACATAAGGAAAACAGCCAAGAGTCCATGACATCCAT AAAAAGTGAAAAGAACCCGAAGGAAACTTCCTTGCCGACCGAGTACGGCAGAGGAGAATTTATTAACAGAATAGAAACTGGAAAGTCAAGAACTGAGATAGAAGATGGCAGTTCGAAAACGAATTTCAGCGAAGAGAAACTTCTAAGAGAGACACCAAAACAGTCTGATGTTACCTGTACTTTAAGAAAATTGAATAAAGATGCAATTAATGCCATAGTTAGGAGAAGTAGGGTTCAAACCCCAGTAGAAGCTTTAAGTAGCCTAAATAAACCTAGACCTTGTAAAAATTGTGGAACTATAGCGAAGCTTCCAGCTGTAGATGCCGTAGATTATGACAGTGACTCTTCATCTCTAGAAAAATTTAAGACG GGCAAGGAGACTAATTGTGATCAAAGAGTTAAACAGAAGAAGACTAAATGTAAGAAAGTTTCGAGGTCGTCGAAGAATCGAAAATCACCAAATTGTAACAAAGTAGAGGGGAAGCACTCGAGATTCGAATGCAGACAAATGCATAATCTGCGGAAGCACGCAGCAATACTCAGACTGCAACAAGAACGCGAGGACATCCGTAATTACTTGCTGGAGCTGGAAGGCACGCGATTAGAATTTGGTCCAGGCATGACGTCGTCTAAATTATCCGTCTTCAAACCGCTTGAATTTCCAAAAATCGCAGCATTTGTAAAGCCTG ATGAGGAGGATTCAATATTTAAAGCCAAAGGTGGGCTTGCCGAATTACAGAAAAGAATACTGACGATAAAGCAGTGCCTGAAGGATCAATACATACTTTACAGGGATTATAGTAGTTTAGCGCAGACAGTGAACTCAAAATATATTCCTGCCAGCCTGGAGGATGCAAAGAGG ACGATTCGCCAGTTACAGAGAGCAACGATTAAGAGCAGGTGA